Proteins found in one Acipenser ruthenus chromosome 18, fAciRut3.2 maternal haplotype, whole genome shotgun sequence genomic segment:
- the LOC117425790 gene encoding histamine H3 receptor-like, translated as MDSSRDYEMNRSEAVGKTGHLFNGPYSELWTIILSFLIALLVVATVLGNALVMLAFVVDTSLRTQNNFFLLNLAISDFLVGALCMPLYIPYVLTGKWTFGKTLCKLWLVMDYLLCTSSVFNIVLISYDRFLSVTQAVAYRAQQRKTLHAVSKMVLVWVLAFLLYGPAIIAWEHIAGHSIVEKEECYAEFYYNWYFLITASTVEFFTPFISVTFFNVSIYLNIRWRTQSRQALNKETRGVEPEGIGLDPLSELSTQDKELSQSKPMTSVPMGPCLELEGKAETIDLMNPGDLAPKEKDAEKSKGVEFSQRLPSMIKRTRAISQTSAQHFRLLRDKKVAKSLAIIVCTFGVCWAPYTLLMIIRAACNDSCISRYWYEVSFWLLWINSAINPVLYPLCHSSFRKAFMKLLCPKKFKMKASLRST; from the exons ATGGACAGCTCCCGTGATTACGAGATGAACAGGTCAGAAGCGGTCGGTAAAACGGGACATTTATTTAATGGGCCGTACTCTGAGCTATGGACAATAATTCTCAGTTTTCTTATTGCTTTGCTGGTCGTCGCCACGGTGCTGGGAAACGCTCTGGTCATGCTAGCATTTGTAGTGGACACAAGTCTTCGGACCCAGAATAACTTTTTCCTGCTAAATCTCGCAATTTCTGATTTTTTGGTCG GAGCACTTTGCATGCCTCTCTACATCCCCTATGTGCTGACTGGAAAATGGACCTTTGGCAAGACCCTCTGTAAACTATGGCTGGTCATGGATTACCTGCTCTGCACCTCTTCAGTGTTCAACATTGTGCTGATCAGCTATGACCGATTCCTCTCAGTCACCCAGGCA gttGCATACAGAGCACAACAAAGAAAGACGTTACATGCTGTTTCCAAGATGGTTCTGGTTTGGGTCCTGGCTTTCCTATTATATGGACCCGCTATCATAGCATGGGAGCACATTGCCGGCCACAGCATTGTTGAAAAGGAGGAGTGCTATGCTGAATTCTACTACAACTGGTACTTTCTGATTACAGCGTCCACTGTGGAGTTCTTCACACCCTTCATCAGCGTGACCTTCTTCAATGTGAGCATATACCTGAACATCCGCTGGCGGACCCAGTCTCGACAGGCATTGAACAAGGAGACACGGGGGGTCGAGCCCGAAGGAATCGGTCTGGATCCACTCTCTGAACTCAGCACACAAGACAAGGAGCTGAGCCAAAGCAAGCCCATGACATCGGTGCCAATGGGTCCATGTCTGGAGCTGGAGGGCAAAGCTGAAACAATAGACTTGATGAATCCCGGAGACCTGGCACCCAAAGAGAAAGATGCAGAGAAAAGTAAAGGTGTCGAGTTCTCCCAGAGACTGCCCTCGATGATCAAAAGGACGAGGGCCATTTCACAGACCAGTGCCCAACACTTCAGGCTACTAAGGGACAAGAAGGTGGCCAAATCTCTAGCCATCATTGTTTGCACATTTGGGGTCTGCTGGGCCCCATACACCTTGCTGATGATCATTCGGGCTGCCTGCAATGACAGCTGCATCTCCAGGTACTGGTACGAGGTGTCCTTCTGGCTGCTTTGGATCAACTCAGCCATCAACCCTGTCCTGTACCCGCTGTGCCACTCCAGTTTCAGGAAGGCTTTCATGAAGCTTCTGTGTCCGAAGAAGTTTAAAATGAAGGCTAGTTTACGAAGTACATAA
- the LOC117427689 gene encoding uncharacterized protein SCO4629-like isoform X1 codes for MMCVRTVHRCCGTTFRCTTPSFRFVQMHHPLVQSDVIIGLGCHDIRVAERSASLFLEGWASWLLFTGYLGNQTAGVWQRPEAEIFTDVAVKMGVPRDRILLETRATNTGENIRFSYQVLMEQSIPACKVILVQQPFMERRVYATFLQQWPAENTQAIVTSPALQLQGFPNHQVGSMQDLIGYMLGVLERIRDYPQKGFQVEQEISSEALDAYQWFLQAGYRPK; via the exons ATGATGTGTGTGAGAACTGTGCACAGGTGCTGTGGAACTACCTTCAGATGCACCACCCCCTCGTTCAGGTTCGTTCAGATGCACCACCCCCTCGTTCAG AGTGATGTGATAATTGGCCTGGGCTGCCATGATATTCGGGTTGCGGAGCGATCGGCCAGCCTGTTCCTGGAGGGATGGGCTTCCTGGCTGCTGTTTACAGGATACCTGGGGAACCAGACTGCAG GTGTCTGGCAGCGTCCAGAAGCTGAAATCTTCACTGATGTTGCTGTTAAAATGGGCGTCCCCAGGGACAGGATATTGCTGGAGACTAGAGCCACCAATACAGGGGAGAACATCAGGTTTTCCTATCAAGTACTGATGGAGCAAAGTATTCCAG CTTGCAAGGTAATACTGGTCCAACAGCCATTCATGGAGCGGCGGGTGTATGCAACCTTCCTGCAGCAGTGGCCTGCAGAGAACACACAAGCCATCGTCACCTCCCCTGCGCTCCAGCTCCAAGGCTTCCCCAACCACCAAGTGGGCAGCATGCAGGACCTCATCGGATACATGTTAG GTGTTCTTGAAAGAATCCGGGATTATCCTCAGAAAGGCTTTCAGGTGGAACAGGAGATCTCGTCTGAGGCTCTAGATGCCTATCAGTGGTTCTTACAAGCAGGCTATAGACCTAAATGA
- the LOC117427689 gene encoding uncharacterized protein SCO4629-like isoform X2, translating into MDDVCENCAQVLWNYLQMHHPLVQSDVIIGLGCHDIRVAERSASLFLEGWASWLLFTGYLGNQTAGVWQRPEAEIFTDVAVKMGVPRDRILLETRATNTGENIRFSYQVLMEQSIPACKVILVQQPFMERRVYATFLQQWPAENTQAIVTSPALQLQGFPNHQVGSMQDLIGYMLGVLERIRDYPQKGFQVEQEISSEALDAYQWFLQAGYRPK; encoded by the exons ATGGATGATGTGTGTGAGAACTGTGCACAGGTGCTGTGGAACTACCTTCAGATGCACCACCCCCTCGTTCAG AGTGATGTGATAATTGGCCTGGGCTGCCATGATATTCGGGTTGCGGAGCGATCGGCCAGCCTGTTCCTGGAGGGATGGGCTTCCTGGCTGCTGTTTACAGGATACCTGGGGAACCAGACTGCAG GTGTCTGGCAGCGTCCAGAAGCTGAAATCTTCACTGATGTTGCTGTTAAAATGGGCGTCCCCAGGGACAGGATATTGCTGGAGACTAGAGCCACCAATACAGGGGAGAACATCAGGTTTTCCTATCAAGTACTGATGGAGCAAAGTATTCCAG CTTGCAAGGTAATACTGGTCCAACAGCCATTCATGGAGCGGCGGGTGTATGCAACCTTCCTGCAGCAGTGGCCTGCAGAGAACACACAAGCCATCGTCACCTCCCCTGCGCTCCAGCTCCAAGGCTTCCCCAACCACCAAGTGGGCAGCATGCAGGACCTCATCGGATACATGTTAG GTGTTCTTGAAAGAATCCGGGATTATCCTCAGAAAGGCTTTCAGGTGGAACAGGAGATCTCGTCTGAGGCTCTAGATGCCTATCAGTGGTTCTTACAAGCAGGCTATAGACCTAAATGA